The nucleotide sequence tttatatatatatataatacacatatatatttatagatatatacatttttttatttgcaAAATAAGCTCTGTGGCAGTCTAGTTATTTTTTGAAGCGTGGCACAGATATGTATCTCAAACCGCTGATTCGCGCAAAAGTACCAGTATcatgaacccacacacacacacacacacacacacccgcgtcTGATACAGACACAAgcctccagacacacaggcaaCAATAGAGGAGGTGACGTTGTGGTGTAGTCAAAAGATCGGTTTTAGGCGGACGGATTTCTTAGTTCTTTGTTGTTTCGATGGGAAGTATtgttattgaaaattgaaaatgatGTGTATGTTGATAGAGCCATGTGCAATGCCTTGGATAGATgaattgtgtttgtctgtttgattGTTTTGAGGGtgtaaagaaaaggaaagagtgGGAAGACcctctgtttttttgttttcaagtCCTTGCGCTCCGGGACTCTAAATACGAGAGCTGAGAAAAAAACCCAGTCTTTGTAAGTTTggggatttcttttttttttttattatagcttttttttaaagaaattcTTTTGTTTGTATTGATTTGTTTTCAAAATGTGGGAGGGCTGAAGGAACGTGTTTGcataacaaaaaatatatatcactAAATGAAACTGGTGCTTTTTACAAGATAAAGTACAGTCAAACTCTATTATACATACATAATAAACAAAATTAAGTGTTATCAtaaagcaaaaaaaataatttaggaaaaactttcattattctatttctctttttgtattTACCAAGGGGGGAGGGGTTCATTGTGTGACAAAAGGCATTTTTCTTCAACCTTTGACCCctagggagagggaagagacctCAGCACAGTCTGAAGGAGAAAGGGCTTTCTAAACAGAGGCATGAACTAACACAGTACTGTCTGTGTACAAAGTCCTGTTGCGATACACAAAATCATTATCGCCACACGACTGGCTATCCTTGACAGCCAAAACATGCCCTTTTATGGTATAGAATCCCTCTTCTGTATTCCAATTGGTTTACCCTGTGGACATCAAACTGTCCAATCAGAGTAAAGACAACATTTGGTGTACTAAAGACAAGATCTTCCCGCTTCTGGGAGATGCATCTGAATTGGAATCCGATTTTGTAGAAAAGTGTTCACTCCAAACCCGGGTGACTTTGCAGTGTTTGGCGAGATGGGAGATGTGTTGTGAAATCCATTTTGGTAGGTGTAGTTGATGTGTAGTACTCCTGTCTcgacctgaggagagagagagagagagagagagagagagagagagagagagagagagagagagagagagagaggagagactgagggagacccTGAGAACAGGTGGAGAGACCACAAGGTgaacccttccccctccacacaggCTCCCTGTCCCCACCACGGTGTAAATGACTATAAATATTCTGTTTGGTGACGTAGTGTTAATAGTGACAGAGCATCTTAAAGGTTGTCCctaaaaagtgccttttgttcACAGTCTCCATCTTGTAATCCCGAGTGCCCGTCTCAAAAAAAGcccccctccttcttcctttcttcttctatattctcctcctcttcttcttcgaGCTTTTCAAAGCAGTATATATATAGTACTAAAGGAAATTGGTGTGATTTAGTTCCTCTTTTTATTGTTGAATAattcagaaaaaaaaatccacaaaaaaaaacagaaaaaaaaaacatgttttcttgtcttgcttctcttcctctgtcctttgtcttcttctgtctctcttggaCACTGGAGTAGTCTGTAGCCGTGTaaacttctccttccctccttccccttctctttcaTCCCTTCCTCGGAACGGGGAGGggctgaagaaaagaaaaaaaaatgaaaacgcAAAACCTTTTGTCTGAGCAGAATGCAGTTAGCTCATATGTTATCCTGTCTGTACGCTTCACATTGTATTCCCATACCTCCAGCTTCTCCATTCAAACAGCTAATGTAAGTGAACAAGTTACACCTGCAGGCTCTGGGTTGGGGTGTGGTGAGGTCGTGGCGTGCCCGGGGGTGAGAGGTTTTTCCGTGGGGAACAGAGGATGATGATTGGTCAATCCTGTCCGGCGGGGGGTTAAAAGTCACCTAGGAGCTTCTCTTTGATTGGACTATCGGAGGGAGCTGGCCAACagggagcagagtagagtagagtaaagGGCAGGCTTGTTTGTcattatttttctctttctctttttttattaCTTAATTTGGAATTTGCGTTCATTTGATCAATTTCTGGTTATTGTATAACATAGGCAGTGAAGACTGTAGACCTGCAGTGGTATGATAGCACATTGCTAGTGGTTGTATGTGACCAGACCCTTGTATTAAAGTACCTGATGACAACCAAGCACCTTAGCGGGTCAGAGCCAGACAAGGAAGTGTGTCAGTCACACAGGAAACCCAGTCCACAGAAACAGAGCAGCATTAGAGCCCCTCACAGTGAAATGCAGAGATCCAACCCAACACGCTTCCTTAGAGCTGGATGAATCCCAACGGGTGACGTGGAAATGACCACCAGCAAACTGACTTGACACAGACCctagtgcccccccccaccccccacgagAACATGCAGGTGTTCTATTATTCCGTCTCCATTGAGTGAAGCCAGCATCAGTATTGATGATCCAGTCCCAGCCAGACAGGAGGCCGGCCACAGTTGAGAAGCCATAACGTGGCACGGAGCCTCACAGAGAGCCTCTGTGTCTCGCCCTATAGAGAGAGGCGCCGTGTCTCGCCCTATAGAGAGAGAGCCTCTGTGTCTCGccctatagagagagagaggcgccgTGTCTCGCCCTAGAGAGAGTGGCGCCGTGTCTCGCCCCAGAGAGGCTCCGTGTCtcgccccagagagagagaggctctgtgTCTCGCCCTATAGAGAGAGAGCCTCTGCGTCTCGCCCTATAGAGAGAGAGCCTCTGTGTCTCGccctatagagagagagaggcgccgTGTCTCGCCCTAGAGAGAGTGGCGCCGTGTCTCGCCCCAGAGAGGCTCCGTGTCtcgccccagagagagagaggctcctgGCCATCCGTGATCTTAGTTTGTAAGTTTTTACGTCTGTAGGGCACAGTGTTTACTGTAGTatatccccccccccgttggacagtttccctccctgccccccccgggAGCGTTTAGTCACCCCCCTCTTCAGACACACCTCCCAGAGCCTGTGGTGAAATGCATGTGTTAATTACAGTTTCTTTTCCATAATAAGAAAAACACAGTTTGAAAAGAGCAACACCTTCAACTGATTGAATAAAAGGATGTTCTTTACTGTAACCTACTGTACATGTCTGGTTATTCTTTTGTTTCCCGGAgccgttgtttgtgtgtggttttatTTAACCTGTCTGTGAGCAAGGAGTGCATGCCACGCTGTTTTAAAGAAAGATGTAACCTAGCGGACAGCAGCAACTGTAGAATAAGATGTTTAGCATTAGCAACTCTAGAATAGAATGTTTTAGCATTAGCAAATCATTCATAAAACAGTAGTACTTAACAAAATACCTAGTCTTTTACCATAGCCAGAAAATACAACGAAGAAATCCCGGCTGTGTCCCTAAGATGCTCAGAGGAAATAACGAGCCCCAGTCAGTCTTGATATATTGCTGAAGTTTATTCATGAAGCAGCGCTTCATCTAAGCACATGTTGTTGCTGTACAACGTCGGCGTCGGTGAAAGCCATCCGCACGGACCCGACACACCTCGGTGAGCTGAACACACTCAATGAATCACCTTCTCCAGTCTCTTCCACGTGGACCCACAGGTCGCCAACTGAAGGCTTTGATGCTGACCCGTCAGGACACGTACCCACCATGGAACGGTGCCCTGTCTcttggtccccccccccacacacacacacacacacggtcagtgGAGGTCCGCAGTATAAGGCATGACCCCGCTGCATCCAGctaaatgtgtcctgtttgttcaTGGTTAAAATGTCGACGTTGCAATGTAAGGCTGGATTATAACAACTATGGCCCACGGACACATCAAAACCTGGTTGTGGGGCCCGGGGTTGGGTGGCGATACTCTACAAGCGCACCCTTTCTTCACGGCCTTCTTTAAGGTTGTTTCTGATGTAGGTTACTGGGTTGCGATGTCCCAGGATTTGGTCCCGCCTCCTCAGTTCAACCTAGGAATCTTGGGCCCTGTTCTAATACTTAATACCGCACACATTTCCATCAGACTAGGGGGATGTGTTTGAATGATGGATACTACACTTCTGAGGGCTTAGGATGGGGGCCtaagagacgtgtgtgtgtgtgtgttttaaaaagTGAATCACAGACAGGCTGTAGACATGTTCTTCATCATTATCACTTTAGTTCGGTTTCCCTCTGCTCTGAAcctcccacaccccacccccttctccgCCCAAATACACCCCAGCAGTACATCACCTTTCACTCACAGGCATGTTATCTCTATAATGCTCGACTCACCACTCACGTAcactcagtttctctctcacacgcgcACAAGCGGACAAACACGCACGTACTCACTGATAACATCGTAGAAGTGCATCGAGGAGAATCTGCTTCCATCAACATCCAGTAAACAGTGTTACAAGCTTAGATATGCATATCAATTCTtttgtttcttcttcttgttttttttttgttcttcttctttttttgaacTTTCCTTAACTGATTCGCATCCACCTACACTGGCAGGCTGAAACAGGCGCACCTTCGGTAAATCCTTAGCACAtcaacccccccgcccccccctcccatgtTCCCAAAAGCTCCTTTAAAATCCTCATAGACCTATCTCCCCCTTTAaacaagtcacacacacattccattggAATTCTAGTGGATTTTGTCATAGCCACcagccgccacccccccccccccccccccagtcaccCTTTGACCCCACCATGCAACCCTAAATAGACCTCTACTACACAACTTAAGGTTTGTATAGCattaacgccccccccccccccccccccccccccccccccatatagcCGTCATCCACACcaatatccctccctctcctactccccttccctctgctaggccctcctcctccgcctccctcgtAGTGGCTGTACAGTGGGCCCTGGAGGCTGCAGATGGGTGGCTGTACAGTGCTGGGCCCCAGGCTAGTATGCTGTACAGTGGGGGTGCAGTCCTtgtgctgggggagggtggcaggggggaggacaggacaggggaggagggggagggagggagagcgggggaggCATCTCATTCGTCTTCGAAGCCCTGGTTGAGGAGGAAGTTGGCCGCCAGGTTCTCGTTCTTCTCGCAGGCGAAGTAGGCCTGGATCACCAGCGCCTCGGGGAACCCCATCGCTTTTAACTGGAGAACGAAAACACGGGGAGGTTAAATCAAGCCATGTGACGCGGGGGGTTGGTCGGATGCGTTGCGTTTCGGCTCCCGCCCtgcatttccccccccccccccagcctcgctCACCCTCTCGATGGCCTCCTTCTCCTGTGGCGTGACCTGGATGTAATTGACGGGGGCCCCTTCCTCCCCAGCGGCCCCCAGCTCCCCCGCCACCTCGGGCCCCTCGGGCTCGTTCAGCATCTGGATGAAGCGCTCCTGGTGCTGGCTGATTTGCTGCcatcggagggggggggggggcgggggggagtgagagaaagaaagaaacacagGAAGACAGAAGATGGAGACGTGGAGAACAGGTTTGCATCGAGTGCTTTCTCAACGGTCTGCGtgcacacgcgtgtgtgcgtgcgtgcgtgcgcgctaCCTGTAGAAGAGGAGGGTTCTCCCGGCCCAGCTGTTGTAGGACAGCCGACAGCAGGGAAGGATTCTGCTGGATCACCTGCCTCATGTTGTGGAACTGGGGCTGAGTACGCAGGAACTCGAGGGGgttctctcctacacacacacacacacacacattaacctcCCCTCACGCCCGGGTCCGGAGCAGTCCAGCCGTCAGCAGGAGACTCACCCTCAGCGACAGCAGGCGTGTCGGAGGAGGTGCGCCCCGAGGCTGGAGACGGGGACCGAGGGATTCGTCTCCTGGATCGGACTGCTGGGAAtaccctggagacacacacacacacacacacacacacacacacacacacaacagggttGGAGAAGCGCAATCCTGCTCCACTCGGCTACAAATGGGAGTCGGTGTTGACATTGTTGTACAGATCTTCAGGTCgtgatgtacgtgtgtgtgtgtgtgtgtgtgtgtgcgtgtgtatgtgtgtgtgtgtgtgtgtgtgttccctcacaGTGAGCAGGTACTCCACAGCTCTGTGTGGGTTGTTGAAGCTGGCGCGGAGTGCAGCcacaaccctctccctctcgtagCCCATGGACATGATCTCAGTCAGCATGGTCTCGTACTCTGCCCCTGTCACTGgacagcacacccacacaggtcagcacaggtcggcaacacaaacacacacccacacaggtcagctccacctacccacacaggtcagcacccacccacacaggtcagcacaggtcggcaacacaaacacacacccacacaggtcagctccacctacccacacaggtcagcacccacccacacaggtcagcacaggtcggcaacacaaacacacacccacacaggtcagctccacctacccacacaggtcagcacccacccacacaggtcagcacaggtcggcaacacaaacacacacccacacaggtcagctccacctacccacacaggtcagcacccacccacacaggtcagcacaggtcggcaacacaaacacacacccacacaggtcagctccacctacccacacaggtcagcacccacccacacaggtcagcacaggtcggcaacacaaacacacacccacacaggtcagctccacctacccacacaggtcagcacccacccacacaggtcagcaccacacccacacaggtcagcacccacccacacaggtcagcaccacccacacaggtcagctccacacccacaggtcagcaccacccacacaggtcagcaccacccacacaggtcagcaccacacccacacaggtcagcaccacacccacacaggtcagcaccacccacacaggtcagccacacaggtcagctccacccacacaggtcagctccacccacacaggtcagcaccacacccacacaggtcagcaccacccacacaggtcagcaccacacccacacaggtcagcaccacacccacacaggtcagctccacccacacaggtcagctccacccacacaggtcagcaccacacccacacaggtcagctccacccacacaggtcagcaccacacccacacaggtcagcaccacacccacacaggtcagcaccacccacacaggtcagcaccacacccacacaggtcagcaccacacccacacaggtcagcaccacacccacacaggtcagcaccacccacacaggtcagcaccacccacacaggtcagcaccacccacacaggtcagcaccacccacacaggtcagcaccacacccacacaggtcagcaccacacccacacaggtcagcaccacacccacacaggtcagcaccacacccacacaggtcagcaccacccacacaggtcagcaccacccacacaggtcagcaccacacccacacaggtcagctccacccacacaggccagcaccacacccacacaggtcagcaccacacccacacaggtcagcaccacacccacacaggtcagctccacccacacaggtcagctccacccacacaggtcagctccacccacacaggtcagcaccacacccacacaggtcagctccacccacacaggtcagcaccacccacacaggtcagcaccacacccacacaggtcagcaccacccacacaggtcagcaccacccacacaggtcagctccacccacacaggtcagcaccacacccacacaggtcagcaccacccacacaggtcagcaccacacccacacaggtcagctccacccacacaggtcagcaccacccacacaggtcagctccacccacacaggtcagcaccacccacacaggtcagctccacccacacaggtcagcaccacacccacacaggtcagcaccacccacacaggtcagctccacccacacaggtcagcaccacacccacacaggtcagctccacccacacaggtcagctccacccacacaggtcagcaccacccacacaggtcagcaccacccacacaggtcagctccacccacacaggtcagctccacccacacaggtcagctccacccacacaggtcagcaccacacccacacaggtcagcaccacccacacaggtcagcaccacacccacacaggtcagctccacccacacaggtcagcaccacccacacaggtcagctccacccacacaggtcagcaccacccacacaggtcagctccacccacacaggtcagcaccacacccacacaggtcagcaccacccacacaggtcagctccacccacacaggtcagcaccacacccacacaggtcagctccacccacacaggtcagctccacccacacaggtcagcaccacccacacaggtcagctccacccacacaggtcagcaccacacccacacagtgtGGCCAGGTTCTGCCCTTCACTCACCCAGAGCAGAAGAGGCTTCCACTCCCTGGCCTTCTGCTTCAGGGTCTGAGCTGcaggcatggaggggggggtcacacacacaccaacactcagcACATTTTCAACAGCGCGCACGGAAAGGTAGTACACACACTGAACTATACGCTGGGTTATGTGAAAATATTACGTTTAGGCTTAAGCTGCTGCTAACATCTCAAATGAATGTAGAACGTCAATCTGTATCGGAGTCTAAATGAACCAGTCAATGGGAACTAAACTGTATCGACACTGTATCTCAACAAGGAGGATCAGGTCATGGTAATAGTTAGAGCGATCCTCCAAGGTACCTGGCTGGTGCCGGGGGCTCTGTGCCCGCTGAGGAGCTCTCCTCTTTGGCCTCCTCTGGAGGGATGGGTATGGCTGCGGGGGTCGGGGCCGGGGCCGTGGAGGACGAGGACCCAGAGTCCTGGACCGGGGGTTTGGGGGTCTcggaggggggggatgagacCGCAGAGGTGGACTTGGCCTGTGGAGCCAGGTGACAAGACACAGGGTATCTCCATTGCAATGCAGTTCAGTGAAGTGTAGAGGTTTGAAGTTGTGTGAATGGTAGACTAATGTCTAATGCTGAGCTTACACAATAAAGCAAGGAACTTGGGCTGAGATAATGAGTAAGCATTGTTACTGATGTTCACAGGCTCCTGTCATTATATTCACAACTGTTTTAACCCTGTTTAGTTATTTCGTTGTTTACCTTGGacaccatgacaactacaaaGTTCTTCTCGTCTATTTTGTAGTCCTTGATAGGCATGTCATCCTGCAGGATCTTGCCAGCGTAGATGAGCTTCTGTCCAGACACAGGGAAgttatctttccctctctctgtttcgatCTTTTCCTTCAAGGCTTTCACCTGTGGACAAGGAAAAGGGGATTGTTTAAAGACGGGATGCACACAAAAGACTCCATCCATTGAATCCTCATCTTAATCGAAGTGTCATGGCAGGTGATTATGTTCTAACTGATGCCAATTTAAAAGTAATTGCGATAATTGGAAATAAAGTACATTAATATGTTCTAGCAATCTGTTAACTTAATGAACAGGTCTCCGCGACTGGCGACTGATTTAGGGCCTTGAACTTTGGTCCAGCAGTCAGCAGACCAGGGAAACATATGTCAGATTGTGGCTCGCTAGCTAAAATGTGCTAGCCAAAGAACTTCACATCTTAACCCCAATTATTAGCTCAATATACCTTAGCTGATTGAGTAGAACGCTAAAAACGTAACTTTAGTTACGATAGTGACTAACTTGCATTTACGAAACAACTTGTCAAACATTActactatgacagctccctgGTCAACTATTCAGCTAGCTGGCTAATGTTGGCCATGTCATGCTTAAATTTAGCCACGGGATTCATCATAGCTGACACCAGTAGTGCTAGCTGCTAGGTAGATCTATTAGCTACTGTAACCCGCTAGCTAATACAAATCACTTGTAGTTAGCTACTTTGTAAGTAACTATTAGTACTATGATTTGCCACCATGCTGTAAAGTATATCTTATGTGTCTGGTTGATAATGTATACAGCCAGCAGTCGAACTTAGCTAGCTGGCAAGTACCTAGCTTAGCTAACCACACAGCTTGTTCTCTTGAGCATGCTAGCATGCGTAGCTAAGTGCTATTACTGCTAGAAAAATCAGGCACTTACCGTCTGGTCAGGGTCTATGTCAATTTGGATGGTCTGCTGCTGCAGGGTTTTTAGCGTGATCTGCATTGTAGCAGTTACTGTACTGTCTTTTATGTATAGTTTCGTAGATGGGTGAACTTCAAGAAACCTCCAAAATGTTCATCAAAGGTGGAAAATTCTATCGAGATGATATGCATCCATGAAATGTGTTTCCATGGGTGCTCAGCAAACCGCCATCTTTGACTACAAGGGAAGTTGGTGCCGCGTCAAGGTTTCTTCCTGTGCGCTGGGGTTCATGTGGGGGCCTCTTGGGCCGGGAACAGATATTCATCTTTTCAGTATTTGTATTAATAAATCTAGATGTAGTTGGTTTACGAATTCACGAATCTATCATATAACCGGGAAATATATTAAAAATAAATTTAACATGCCTGGCTAGCATTTATTGCTGATAAGCTAATTGGACAAACAACTataaagcaaacacacacacacacttgtgtcctGCGTCACCTGTGTACAAGTgaaaaatacacaaatacattaTCTATCATGAATATGTTTATTGGTCTTTTATAAAATTCTAGAAATAGCAGGCAACAGGAAATTAAAGATGATGACACGGTGCAGGTTGTTAACAGCCAGTCCAGTAATAACAACAACCTTGTCGATGGTAAAGCTTTCAACCAAATCAAACTTAACGTCTTATGTAACGTGACAGAACAGAGGTTTAACGCAGAAAACAGGATTCCTTGTAACACGAGCAAGAATTATATAATTAACGTTTATTCAGTTCAGCCATTTGTAAAGCGCTGACGTCTACACTGGTAAGCACGGATGTTGTGGTAGATAGACTCATGTTGTAGGCTACAGGCCTCATCTGGAATCTCAAACCCTTTGTTCAACTGCACTCTTTCCACTGACGGGTGAAAACCAAGTTGACCCTGAATCTGTTACTAAGATCCGCCTCAATCATGCCCCTTTTGTTTCAATACTGACTCAACATAGGCCTACCAATACTCTACTATTAAACTGCAACCAGAATGTTAAGAATGGAAGAGGTACATACTGTGTAACATAAAGctaagtaaaaaaacaaaaacatctcatGTACTGTTTGTCATCAATTtacatgtatttcaaactggTAGTTTCTGTGCTCCTACGATACACTTTCTCCACAATGGCTAAGGCACTTTCTAGAGACATTTGAGAAACCtttaatttgtttgtttttccattgaataaaatgaaacacgGCCTCAAATGTGCGATACATCATTTACAAGACGGTAACGACGTTTCTCATGAATAACATGTCAGCTGATCCTTTGGGAAACCTTGATGCCCTGTACCACACCAATCTTATGATACCGTTTAATCTTCAAACATTCATTACCTATCTGTAAATCATGGTCATACAATTCAGCCACCAGCCAAGCCTTTATATAGCATGGTACTGTAGGTCGGGCTCATCTCCAGTCTTTAAACATACGCAGTCAGATAATCTGGAGACCTACAAAACGAATGAACGGGAACATCATGAGTCAAAGAAACCTTAAACAATGGAAGTTAAGCATTTTGTACATGGTACAGAAAACATTAACTGAATAAGGAGAGAGGTGGCCCTCAGTTGAAGATGGGGCCTCtgaaggggtagaggagggggccACTGCTGGTgactggggtgagggtgagggtgagggggttgggtgagggtgagggtgagggggttgggtgagggtgagggtgagggggttgggtgagggtgagggggttgggtgagggtgagggtgagggtgagggggttgggtgagggtgagggtgagggggttgggtgagggtgagggtgagggtgagggggttgggtgagggtgagggtgagggggttgggtgagggtgagggtgagggggttgggtgagggtgagggtgagggggttgggggactggaggactggaggtcgGGCATGCTTCATGCAGGCCGGTCGGGGGCGGGTTCCTCTTTTGGATGAGAACCAAGTGTCTGGGAGTCAGAGAGTGAAGGAAGAGAGTGAGTCTGATTGGGTGGCTGGTGTCCATGAGAGATTTAGgaatggaaagagggaggagagtaatGACGGagcgtggaggggggggggggggggggggggtcgggggggtctACTCctgcggggggcaggggggcggggggtctaCTCctgcgggggggcggggggtctaCTCCTGCGGGGGTGCGGGGGTTTCGTTGGCGTTGTTGTCTGTGATCTTGTTCTCCACCTCGTCGTCAGAGAGCAGGTCCAGAGAGGCTCCCTCCACCTGGAGCTGACGCCTGCCTGAACGACTGGAGGAGAAACTGATAGCACCTCCTcgtctgg is from Osmerus mordax isolate fOsmMor3 chromosome 3, fOsmMor3.pri, whole genome shotgun sequence and encodes:
- the LOC136940281 gene encoding LOW QUALITY PROTEIN: UV excision repair protein RAD23 homolog A-like (The sequence of the model RefSeq protein was modified relative to this genomic sequence to represent the inferred CDS: deleted 1 base in 1 codon) — protein: MQITLKTLQQQTIQIDIDPDQTVKALKEKIETERGKDNFPVSGQKLIYAGKILQDDMPIKDYKIDEKNFVVVMVSKAKSTSAVSSPPSETPKPPVQDSGSSSSTAPAPTPAAIPIPPEEAKEESSSAGTEPPAPASSDPEAEGQGVEASSALVTGAEYETMLTEIMSMGYERERVVAALRASFNNPHRAVEYLLTGIPSSPIQETNPSSPSPASGRTSSDTPAVAEGENPLEFLRTQPQFHNMRQVIQQNPSLLSAVLQQLGRENPPLLQQISQHQERFIQMLNEPEGPEVAGELGAAGEEGAPVNYIQVTPQEKEAIERLKAMGFPEALVIQAYFACEKNENLAANFLLNQGFEDE